In Micromonospora inyonensis, the genomic window AGCGCAACGAGGAGAGGTCATGACCACCCACCCGGACCCGGCGGCGCACCCCACCACGGGCGCCCCGGCCGCGCCGCGTCCGGTGGCCGACGCCCCGGCCAGCCCCGCCGTCCCGTTCGACCGCCTCGACACCGTGCCCCGTGCCGCGGGCACCCCGGGCGAGTTGCAGCCCTACCCCGAGCTGGGGCTCCGGGACGACGAGTACGACCGGATCCGGCAGATCCTCGGCCGGCGTCCCACCCAGTCCGAACTGGCGATGTACTCGATCATGTGGAGCGAGCACTGCTCCTACAAGTCGAGCAAGGTGCACCTGCGCCAGTTCGGCGAGAAGGCCCCGCCGAGCGACCGGCTGCTCGCCGGCATCGGCGAGAACGCGGGCGTGGTCCAGGTCTCCGACCGGCTGGCGGTGACCTTCAAGGTCGAGTCGCACAACCACCCGAGCTTCGTCGAGCCGTACCAGGGCGCGGCGACCGGCGTCGGCGGCATCGTCCGGGACATCCTCGCCATGGGCGCGCGTCCGGTCGCGGTGATGGACCCGCTGCGCTTCGGCGCGGCCGACCACCCCGACACCGCCCGGGTGCTGCCCGGTGTGGTGGCCGGCGTCGGCGGCTACGGCAACTGCCTCGGCCTGCCCAACATCGGCGGCGAGGTGGTCTTCGACCCCTGCTACCAGGGCAACCCCCTGGTCAACGCGCTCTGCCTCGGCGTGCTGCCGGTCGACCGGCTCCAGAAGAAGGAGGCCGCCGGCCCCGGCAACGTCGTGGTGCTGATGGGTGCCAAGACCGGCCGGGACGGCATCGGTGGCGTGTCGGTGCTGGCCAGTGCCACCTTCGACGAGGGCAGCGAGAAGCGCCGCCCGTCGGTGCAGGTCGGTGACCCGTTCATCGAGAAGCTGCTCATCGAGGCCTGCCTGGAGCTGTACGACGCCGAACTGGTCGTCGGCATCCAGGACCTCGGTGGCGCCGGGCTCACCTGCGCGCTCACCGAGACCGCCGCGGCGGCCGGCACCGGCATGCGGGTCTGGCTGGAGCGGGTGCCGCTGCGCGAGCCCTCCATGGAGCCGCACGAGATCCTCGCCAGCGAGTCCCAGGAGCGGATGCTCCTGGTGGTCGAGCCGGGGAAGCTGGAGGCGGTGCTCAAGACCTGCGAGAAGTGGGGCGTGCTCGCCACCGCCATCGGCGAGGTCACCGCGCCCACGGTGGACGGGCAGCCCGGCCGGCTCTACGTCACCTGGCGCGACCAGCTCGTGGTGGACGTGCCGCCCGGCTCACTGGTCGACGACGGCCCCGTCTACGCCCGTCCGATGCGGGAGCCGGCCGACCTGATCCTGCTCCAGGCCGACCGGGCCGAGACCCTGCCCCGCCCGGCCACGCCGGACGCGCTGCGGGAGACCCTGCTCCGGATGATCGCGTCGCCGAACCTCTGCGACCGCACCTGGGTCACCGAGCAGTACGACCGGTACGTGCTGGGCAACACCGTGCTGGCCCAGCCGGAGGACTCCGGCGTGATCCGGATCGACGAGCGCACCGGCCTGGGCGTCGCCCTCTCGGTCGACGGCAACGGCCGGTACGCCCGCCTCGACCCCTACCAGGGCACGAAGCTCGCGCTGGCCGAGGCGTACCGCAACGTGGCGGTCACCGGGGCCCAGCCGATCGCCGTCACCAACTGCCTGAACTTCGGTTCGCCGGAGGACCCGGGCGTGATGTGGCAGTTCGCCGAGGCGGTGCGCGGTCTCGCGGACGGCTGCCAGGAACTGGGCATCCCGGTCACCGGCGGCAACGTCAGCTTCTACAACCAGACCGGAGCGGCGGCCATCCACCCGACCCCGGTGGTCGGCGTGCTCGGAGTGCTGGACGACGTCGCCGCGCGGGTGCCGATGGGCTTCGCGTCCCGGCCGGCCGGTGAGCACGACCTGATCTTCCTGCTCGGCGAGACCCGCAACGAGCTGTCCGGCTCGGAGTGGGCCTGGGTGACCCACGGCCACCTCGGCGGCGTACCGCCCCGGGTCGACCTGGCCCGCGAGCAGGCGCTGGCGGAACTGCTGGCCGAGGCCGCCCGGCTCGGGCACCTCAGCTCGGCGCACGACCTCTCCGACGGCGGTCTCGCGCAGAGCCTGGTCGAGTCCTGCCTACGGCGGGGCGTCGGCG contains:
- the purL gene encoding phosphoribosylformylglycinamidine synthase subunit PurL, with amino-acid sequence MTTHPDPAAHPTTGAPAAPRPVADAPASPAVPFDRLDTVPRAAGTPGELQPYPELGLRDDEYDRIRQILGRRPTQSELAMYSIMWSEHCSYKSSKVHLRQFGEKAPPSDRLLAGIGENAGVVQVSDRLAVTFKVESHNHPSFVEPYQGAATGVGGIVRDILAMGARPVAVMDPLRFGAADHPDTARVLPGVVAGVGGYGNCLGLPNIGGEVVFDPCYQGNPLVNALCLGVLPVDRLQKKEAAGPGNVVVLMGAKTGRDGIGGVSVLASATFDEGSEKRRPSVQVGDPFIEKLLIEACLELYDAELVVGIQDLGGAGLTCALTETAAAAGTGMRVWLERVPLREPSMEPHEILASESQERMLLVVEPGKLEAVLKTCEKWGVLATAIGEVTAPTVDGQPGRLYVTWRDQLVVDVPPGSLVDDGPVYARPMREPADLILLQADRAETLPRPATPDALRETLLRMIASPNLCDRTWVTEQYDRYVLGNTVLAQPEDSGVIRIDERTGLGVALSVDGNGRYARLDPYQGTKLALAEAYRNVAVTGAQPIAVTNCLNFGSPEDPGVMWQFAEAVRGLADGCQELGIPVTGGNVSFYNQTGAAAIHPTPVVGVLGVLDDVAARVPMGFASRPAGEHDLIFLLGETRNELSGSEWAWVTHGHLGGVPPRVDLAREQALAELLAEAARLGHLSSAHDLSDGGLAQSLVESCLRRGVGARIALPDRFATGSLPFVYLFSESATRAVVSVPRGHAKAFTALCTERGVPAEAIGVTDPTGGVLEVRGQFQIGLDELRDAYTATLPRLFGPAEVVDVPAPATGVAGAVEAVPVAGVAPIGDVVAEPDDEPVVEADGTQVAEVGGTPPVEADGAGENTATDRR